In one window of Duganella dendranthematis DNA:
- a CDS encoding CPBP family intramembrane glutamic endopeptidase codes for MIDLALAFYLVLVLPSQQLWRSIHKSDKPKRSRAQRYLATIRSIGVTLIALVAACWWSGHTASDLGLGVPASGAALWCLLIPILGLPLLHYAGKAREAKMPPEKVAEMYEQVRASDALPRTSGELKLFVVTTLFIGGGWELLYRGFLTLVLTPLVGTWGAVMIAGVAYGAGHGYSNPKQITLSIVSAILFSVGYVLTGSLWWLIVVHIGIPLMGAISCYKILNQQPNGEAHAIS; via the coding sequence ATGATCGATCTTGCGCTGGCGTTTTATCTGGTCCTGGTTCTCCCCTCCCAGCAGTTATGGCGCAGCATCCACAAGAGCGATAAGCCCAAGCGGTCGCGCGCGCAACGCTATCTCGCCACCATTCGCAGCATCGGCGTGACGCTGATCGCGCTGGTGGCGGCGTGCTGGTGGAGCGGCCACACCGCATCCGACCTCGGGCTGGGTGTTCCAGCCTCCGGCGCCGCCCTCTGGTGCCTGCTGATACCGATCCTCGGCCTGCCCCTGCTGCACTATGCCGGCAAGGCGCGCGAGGCGAAAATGCCTCCCGAAAAAGTCGCCGAGATGTATGAGCAGGTGCGCGCCAGCGACGCCCTGCCACGCACTTCCGGCGAACTGAAGCTGTTCGTAGTGACCACGCTGTTCATCGGCGGCGGCTGGGAGCTGCTGTACCGCGGCTTCCTCACGCTGGTGCTGACACCCCTGGTGGGCACCTGGGGCGCGGTAATGATCGCCGGGGTGGCGTATGGCGCCGGCCATGGCTACAGCAATCCCAAACAAATCACCCTCAGCATCGTCTCCGCTATTTTGTTCAGCGTGGGCTATGTGCTGACCGGCAGCCTGTGGTGGCTGATCGTGGTCCATATCGGCATACCGCTAATGGGCGCCATCAGCTGCTACAAGATCCTGAACCAGCAACCGAACGGAGAAGCACATGCGATTTCTTAA
- the rhlP gene encoding rhombotarget lipoprotein (RhlP (RHombo-target LipoProtein) is a family of predicted lipoproteins that, in general, co-occurs with a form of rhombosortase, and that has an apparent cleavage site for that enzyme, a GlyGly motif, near the C-terminus.): MRFLKTLLIIAVAAGLSGCVGWRSPDGAKQTGSLVDYLYPNAKEAPTLAPSVVKLRPPVKVGIAFVPGANWNNGLPEAAKMKLLERVRDSFAKHQYIGKIEIIPSQYLQAKGGFTNLEQVARMFDVEVVTLLSYDQVQFNDTNALAVLYWTIIGAYVIHGDQYDVQTMVDAAVFDVQSHKLLFRAPGTSRVKGGATWAGLSEKQRLAAGEGYERAVDQLIPQLQTELDGFRERIKNNANYQVENKAGYKGGGAMGWISLALAVLLAGVAYAVRRRA; encoded by the coding sequence ATGCGATTTCTTAAAACCCTGTTGATCATCGCGGTCGCCGCCGGCCTGAGTGGCTGCGTCGGCTGGCGCAGTCCTGATGGCGCCAAGCAGACCGGCAGCTTGGTCGACTATCTTTATCCGAACGCGAAAGAGGCGCCGACCCTGGCGCCAAGCGTGGTCAAACTGCGGCCGCCGGTCAAGGTGGGCATCGCCTTCGTGCCCGGCGCAAACTGGAACAACGGCTTGCCGGAAGCCGCCAAGATGAAATTGCTGGAGCGTGTGCGCGATTCGTTCGCAAAGCATCAGTACATCGGCAAGATCGAGATCATCCCGAGCCAGTACCTGCAAGCCAAAGGCGGATTCACCAACCTGGAACAGGTGGCGCGCATGTTCGACGTGGAGGTGGTCACCCTGCTCTCCTACGATCAGGTGCAGTTCAATGACACCAATGCACTGGCGGTGCTGTACTGGACCATCATCGGCGCCTACGTGATCCACGGCGACCAGTACGACGTACAGACCATGGTGGATGCCGCCGTCTTCGATGTCCAGAGCCACAAGCTGCTGTTTCGCGCGCCGGGAACCAGCCGCGTCAAAGGCGGGGCGACGTGGGCCGGCCTTAGTGAAAAACAGCGCCTGGCCGCAGGCGAAGGCTATGAACGCGCGGTCGACCAGTTGATCCCGCAGCTGCAAACGGAATTGGACGGCTTCCGCGAACGGATCAAGAACAACGCCAACTACCAGGTCGAGAACAAGGCTGGCTACAAAGGCGGCGGCGCCATGGGCTGGATCAGCCTTGCGCTGGCAGTATTGCTGGCCGGCGTGGCGTATGCGGTTCGGCGTCGTGCCTGA
- the rrtA gene encoding rhombosortase, whose amino-acid sequence MRFGVVPELLEFDRHAILAGEIWRLWTCHLVHYSTRHALIDLATAAAACSVALPVLGWRRLCLAVALTAPLIAGGLLLLAPDLIYYRGASGMAVMLVVLAACTLWRQAGIRARTALALLGVALAVKIGAEALGYTTGWSDLPADVHVAWQAHLLGVSSAALTIKILAVR is encoded by the coding sequence ATGCGGTTCGGCGTCGTGCCTGAACTGCTGGAGTTCGACCGCCATGCCATCCTGGCGGGCGAAATCTGGCGGCTGTGGACCTGCCATCTGGTCCACTACTCAACGCGGCATGCATTGATCGACTTAGCCACTGCGGCAGCGGCGTGTTCAGTGGCCCTGCCCGTGCTGGGCTGGCGGCGGCTATGCCTTGCTGTTGCGCTGACGGCGCCGCTGATTGCCGGCGGCCTGCTGCTTCTGGCACCGGATCTGATCTATTATCGCGGCGCGTCCGGCATGGCCGTGATGCTGGTGGTGCTGGCGGCATGCACTTTGTGGAGACAAGCCGGCATCCGGGCACGCACCGCGTTGGCGCTCCTCGGCGTGGCGCTGGCCGTGAAGATCGGCGCCGAAGCCCTCGGCTATACCACCGGCTGGTCGGACCTGCCGGCCGATGTCCACGTTGCGTGGCAGGCGCACCTGTTGGGCGTATCCTCTGCGGCCCTGACAATCAAGATCCTTGCAGTGCGGTAG
- a CDS encoding serine hydrolase domain-containing protein has protein sequence MASKLLLAAAAVVVIAAGGVATLAVKPPDLLRVGANYGAKIVCSNVFIAGRNAQAVLAEDVQAPGHPVLKYLKVQVDQQRKTVRAQFFGFVGDGLAVYRPGTGCAAAPDGDAARASQYQFNPIRIWGPSPNVPWPTGSMEDTNPAVQALLAQDALAGAGMRGMAVIYRGRLVAQRYGAGFTAASPLLGWSMAKTVSAALAGMQISDGKLSLQQSGFWPAGDERAQITLAQLMSMSSGLRWNEGYGDVSDATRMLYLEPDMAAFTTTQPMEHPPGTKWNYSSGSTVLLSRIWQRAAGGDAKAAVSAAVLSLPHDRLFAPLGMSSAVIEADARGNLVGSSYMYATTQDWARFGQFLLQDGVWQGKRYLPDGFVSGMQQVAPASGGAYGQGSVWRYGPSGATPEGQNPDTRFQLPADTYWMEGHDGQSIAIVPSQQLVVVRLGLTPHRLMYQPQALLAAVMKAVQQ, from the coding sequence ATGGCATCAAAACTCTTACTGGCTGCTGCGGCGGTGGTGGTGATCGCGGCCGGCGGTGTGGCGACGCTGGCGGTGAAGCCGCCCGATTTGCTGCGGGTAGGCGCCAATTACGGCGCCAAGATCGTCTGCTCGAATGTGTTTATCGCCGGCCGTAATGCCCAGGCGGTGCTGGCGGAGGATGTGCAGGCGCCCGGCCATCCGGTGCTGAAATATTTAAAGGTGCAGGTAGACCAGCAGCGCAAAACCGTACGGGCGCAGTTCTTTGGTTTTGTCGGCGACGGTCTGGCGGTGTACCGCCCCGGCACCGGCTGCGCGGCGGCGCCGGATGGCGATGCGGCGCGGGCTTCACAGTATCAATTCAATCCGATCAGGATCTGGGGGCCATCGCCTAATGTGCCGTGGCCTACCGGTTCGATGGAAGATACCAATCCGGCGGTGCAGGCTTTGCTGGCGCAGGATGCGCTGGCCGGTGCGGGCATGCGCGGCATGGCGGTGATTTATCGCGGGCGTTTGGTGGCGCAGCGTTATGGCGCAGGTTTCACGGCGGCGTCGCCGTTGCTGGGATGGTCGATGGCCAAGACCGTGAGCGCGGCGCTGGCCGGCATGCAGATCTCAGATGGCAAGCTGTCCTTGCAACAGAGCGGTTTTTGGCCCGCTGGCGATGAGCGCGCGCAGATCACGCTCGCGCAGTTGATGTCGATGAGCAGCGGCTTGCGCTGGAACGAAGGCTACGGCGATGTCTCCGATGCGACACGCATGCTATATCTGGAACCGGATATGGCGGCTTTCACGACGACGCAACCCATGGAGCACCCGCCGGGCACGAAGTGGAATTATTCAAGTGGCAGCACGGTGCTGTTGTCGCGTATCTGGCAGCGGGCTGCCGGCGGTGACGCCAAGGCCGCGGTGTCGGCTGCGGTGCTGTCGCTGCCGCATGACCGTTTGTTTGCGCCGCTAGGCATGAGCAGCGCGGTAATCGAAGCCGATGCACGTGGCAATCTGGTTGGCTCCAGTTATATGTATGCGACCACACAGGATTGGGCGCGCTTTGGCCAGTTCCTGTTGCAGGACGGCGTTTGGCAGGGCAAGCGCTATTTGCCGGATGGTTTTGTCAGCGGAATGCAGCAGGTGGCGCCGGCGTCGGGTGGCGCGTATGGGCAAGGCTCGGTATGGCGCTATGGGCCTTCGGGCGCTACGCCGGAGGGGCAGAATCCCGATACGCGTTTTCAGCTTCCTGCGGATACGTATTGGATGGAGGGGCACGATGGACAAAGCATCGCCATTGTGCCGTCGCAGCAGTTGGTGGTGGTGCGGCTTGGCTTAACGCCGCATCGGCTGATGTATCAGCCGCAGGCGCTACTGGCGGCGGTGATGAAGGCGGTGCAGCAATGA
- a CDS encoding MaoC/PaaZ C-terminal domain-containing protein: MTGVPYRLLRHHLPMLLTGARVVGHTVLNAIGPASPTPARSTDTVARVIDAPAAELVAQYVAWSGADDGYQGELPPHMVSQWSLPLVGELLLRMPHKLTTVINQGVGLSVHGPLPRDTPLHVSAAVEQIEHTPGRIKLVVAVITGTAQLPLLVEARLHMSFLLPGPRPAKAAHVRHNEPQWQTAGAWQADARDGLRFALLTGDFNPIHWCGPLARRSAFRSLVLHGFGSFVRSYEMLQQQGISFREIDVRFVKPVPLPCTALTVQTAPPGANGWRAVRLVGSGAGASVHLAGNLR, from the coding sequence ATGACGGGCGTACCGTATCGCCTGCTGCGCCACCACCTGCCGATGCTGCTGACCGGCGCGCGCGTGGTCGGACATACTGTGCTTAACGCGATTGGGCCAGCATCCCCGACACCGGCGCGTAGCACCGACACCGTCGCGCGGGTGATCGATGCGCCTGCGGCGGAGCTGGTGGCGCAGTACGTTGCCTGGTCGGGCGCTGACGACGGCTATCAAGGTGAGCTGCCGCCGCACATGGTCTCGCAGTGGAGTTTGCCGTTGGTTGGCGAGCTGCTGCTGCGCATGCCCCACAAGCTAACCACCGTAATCAATCAGGGCGTAGGCCTAAGCGTACATGGCCCGCTGCCACGCGACACGCCGCTGCATGTCAGCGCCGCGGTTGAGCAGATTGAGCACACGCCGGGCCGGATCAAGTTGGTGGTGGCGGTCATCACAGGCACGGCGCAACTGCCGTTGCTGGTGGAGGCGCGTCTGCATATGAGCTTTTTGCTGCCAGGACCGCGTCCGGCCAAGGCTGCGCACGTGCGGCATAATGAACCTCAGTGGCAAACCGCCGGCGCCTGGCAGGCCGACGCGCGTGATGGCCTGCGCTTTGCGCTGCTGACTGGCGATTTCAATCCTATCCACTGGTGCGGGCCACTGGCGCGACGTTCGGCGTTCCGCAGCCTGGTGCTGCACGGCTTCGGCAGCTTCGTGCGCAGCTACGAAATGCTGCAGCAGCAAGGGATCAGCTTCCGCGAGATCGACGTTCGCTTCGTCAAGCCGGTACCGCTGCCCTGCACCGCGTTGACGGTGCAAACAGCGCCGCCCGGCGCTAATGGCTGGCGCGCCGTGCGGCTGGTCGGCAGCGGCGCCGGTGCCAGCGTTCATTTGGCGGGAAACTTGCGCTAG
- a CDS encoding NnrU family protein — MERAMTILILGLIIFLGLHSIRIFAEDWRNRVRVRMGLLPWRALYSVVSISSLLLIIWGYSLARQAPIIIWTPPPFTRHLAALLAVIAFVFITAAYIPRNGIKAKLHHPMTLGIKTWALAHLIANGTLHDILLFGSFLIWAILLFRASRKRDAALGTIYPQGSGGATALTIVAGIAGAIIFALWLHLPLIGVRPF; from the coding sequence ATGGAACGCGCGATGACGATATTGATACTGGGCCTGATAATTTTTCTCGGACTGCACTCGATCCGCATCTTCGCGGAAGACTGGCGGAACCGGGTACGCGTCCGCATGGGCCTCCTGCCATGGCGCGCGCTGTATTCCGTGGTATCGATCAGCAGCCTGCTGCTGATCATCTGGGGCTATAGCCTGGCGCGCCAGGCACCCATCATCATCTGGACGCCGCCGCCATTCACGCGCCACCTGGCCGCGCTGCTGGCGGTAATCGCCTTCGTCTTCATCACCGCCGCCTACATCCCGCGCAACGGCATCAAGGCCAAACTGCATCACCCGATGACGCTGGGGATCAAGACCTGGGCGCTGGCCCACCTGATCGCCAACGGCACGCTGCACGACATCCTGTTGTTCGGCAGCTTCCTGATATGGGCGATCCTGCTGTTTCGCGCCTCGCGCAAACGTGATGCGGCACTAGGCACGATCTACCCGCAAGGCAGCGGCGGCGCCACTGCGCTCACCATCGTGGCCGGCATTGCCGGCGCCATCATCTTCGCGCTATGGCTGCACTTGCCGCTGATCGGCGTGCGGCCGTTCTAA
- a CDS encoding GGDEF domain-containing protein yields MSSTDKPGAGRWRWLSGGRQRRQEEVILMMLCALSIPSILPFGIYRLLQGSWASAMVDMALVLAMSSVIVHVWRTGRYQVASVCVTIFYTGGMLTTVYLRGVGLVYWVYPTMISAYFVLRPSVALAINSVGLLVLVAVLHGRVEMLNLATIIVTVGLVNLFAYIFSYRTGVQNRRLHNAAELDFLTGVGNRRALERHLAEYAQERRPQLESSLLLLDLDHFKQVNDQYGHAAGDKVLMRLAELMRRHTRSSDRIFRYGGEEFAIIASGAGLNAAASLAEGLRGAVATATLQEDHPITISIGVAYMDKAQKPADWLAQADKMLYAAKQGGRNAVRVAEPS; encoded by the coding sequence ATGAGTAGCACCGACAAACCCGGCGCCGGACGCTGGCGCTGGCTGTCGGGAGGGCGCCAGCGGCGTCAGGAAGAAGTCATCCTGATGATGCTGTGCGCCCTCAGCATCCCGAGCATTCTTCCCTTTGGTATTTACCGGCTGCTGCAAGGCAGCTGGGCTTCGGCCATGGTCGACATGGCGCTGGTGCTGGCCATGTCGTCGGTGATTGTGCATGTGTGGCGCACCGGCCGTTATCAGGTGGCTAGCGTGTGCGTCACCATTTTCTACACCGGCGGCATGCTGACCACCGTTTATCTGCGCGGCGTGGGGCTGGTGTACTGGGTGTATCCGACCATGATCTCGGCGTACTTCGTGCTGCGGCCATCGGTGGCGCTGGCGATCAACAGCGTCGGACTGCTGGTGCTGGTGGCGGTCTTGCATGGACGGGTGGAGATGCTGAACCTGGCCACCATCATCGTCACGGTCGGCCTGGTCAACCTGTTTGCCTACATATTCTCTTACCGCACCGGCGTGCAAAACCGCCGGCTGCATAATGCGGCGGAGCTGGATTTCCTGACCGGCGTGGGCAACCGCCGCGCGCTGGAGCGGCATCTGGCCGAATACGCGCAGGAGCGCCGTCCGCAGCTGGAATCGAGCTTGCTGCTGCTGGATCTGGATCATTTCAAGCAGGTCAACGATCAATATGGGCACGCCGCCGGCGACAAGGTGCTGATGCGACTAGCAGAGTTGATGCGGCGGCACACGCGTTCGTCGGACCGGATTTTCCGTTACGGCGGCGAGGAGTTCGCGATTATCGCCAGCGGCGCGGGCCTGAATGCGGCGGCCAGCCTGGCCGAGGGCTTGCGCGGCGCGGTGGCCACGGCCACGCTACAGGAAGATCATCCGATCACCATCTCCATCGGTGTGGCCTATATGGACAAGGCGCAGAAGCCTGCGGACTGGCTGGCGCAGGCCGACAAGATGCTGTACGCTGCCAAGCAGGGCGGACGCAATGCGGTCCGCGTGGCGGAACCTTCCTGA
- a CDS encoding efflux RND transporter permease subunit, with protein MNFTDIFIKKPVLASVISLLIVVLGLRSLFSLPVNQYPKTQNAVVTISTTYYGADAATVAGFITQPLESAIAQAQGIDYLSSSSNSGVSTITATLRLNYDSNRALTEITTQVNSVKNQLPQQAQQPVLTVQTGQTTDAMYMGFYSDTLPTNNVTDFLARVVKPKLDSVQGVQTAELLGARQFALRAWLDSDKMAAHGVTAAEVSQALASNNYLAGLGSTKGQAVTVPLTAGTDLHTVEEFKQLSVKQQDGAIVRLEDIATVTLGSENYDFNVAFSGVRSVFIGIKVAPDANILDVAKRVREAFPGIKSQLPTGLTGEIVYDSTEFINTSIDEVVKTLIEALVIVTIVIYLFLGSFRAVIVPVVAMPLSLIGTFFVMLMLGYSINLLTLLAIVLAIGLVVDDAIIVVENVDRHMKEGMSPMDAAIQAARELGSPILAMTVVLIAVYVPIGFQGGLTGALFTEFAFTLAGAVAVSGIVALTLSPMMCGHFFDHKQDEGKFVKAIDRVFAKVHDGYLRVLSSLLNTWVVLIVFGFIVFGLLIIQFKMSQSELAPEEDQGIVLSQVVGAPTATSDQMQTYAKQIFDVAKSLPEYDQMFQITGVPTTNAGIGGVLFKSWDKRSRSAHEIQTELQAKWNHIAGGRVAAFQFPALPGSSGLPVQFVITTTEPFENLNAVAQAVLDKARKDNKFYFVDVDLKIDTPQAKVEVDRDKLATLGLTQQDFGNAMGAALGGGYVNYFSIAGRSYKVIPQVQQVDRLNPDDVLNFYIKTPTGDMIPASTVASIKYTVQPESITRFQQLNSATISGVTGSSQGEIQQYLRDALKEVAPSGYTADFSGESRQYAAESGGFLATMLFAVIIVFLALAAQFESFRDPIVILFSVPMALFGAMTFIFLGFASINIYTQVGLVTLMGLISKHGILIVEVANHLRESGKSKREAIEEAAATRLRPILMTTAAMVFGVIPLVIASGAGAAGRHAMGLVIFTGLSIGTLFTLFVVPAMYLWLAGEHKAHAEPADAPPEGPTQGPTPEPAH; from the coding sequence ATGAATTTTACCGATATCTTCATCAAGAAGCCGGTGCTGGCCAGCGTGATCAGTTTACTGATCGTGGTGCTGGGCCTGCGCTCGCTGTTCAGTCTTCCGGTCAACCAGTATCCGAAGACGCAGAATGCGGTGGTGACCATCTCCACCACCTACTATGGCGCGGATGCGGCCACGGTGGCGGGCTTTATCACCCAGCCGCTGGAATCGGCCATCGCGCAGGCGCAGGGGATTGATTACCTGTCGTCGTCGTCCAACAGCGGCGTGTCGACCATTACTGCCACGCTGCGCTTGAACTACGATTCCAACCGCGCGCTGACCGAGATCACCACCCAGGTCAACTCGGTCAAGAACCAGTTGCCACAACAGGCGCAGCAACCGGTGCTGACGGTGCAAACCGGCCAGACTACCGACGCCATGTACATGGGCTTCTATAGCGACACGCTGCCGACCAATAACGTGACCGACTTCCTGGCGCGCGTGGTCAAGCCGAAGCTCGACTCGGTCCAGGGCGTACAGACCGCCGAGCTGCTGGGCGCGCGCCAGTTCGCGCTGCGCGCATGGCTGGACTCCGACAAGATGGCGGCGCATGGCGTCACCGCGGCGGAAGTCAGTCAGGCGCTGGCGTCCAACAACTACCTGGCCGGCCTGGGTTCGACCAAGGGCCAGGCGGTGACCGTGCCGCTGACTGCCGGCACCGACCTGCACACGGTGGAGGAATTCAAGCAGCTCTCCGTCAAGCAGCAGGACGGCGCCATCGTGCGGCTGGAGGATATCGCCACCGTCACGCTGGGTTCCGAGAACTATGACTTCAACGTTGCCTTCAGCGGCGTGCGCTCGGTGTTCATCGGTATCAAGGTGGCGCCGGACGCCAACATCCTGGACGTGGCCAAGCGCGTGCGCGAAGCCTTCCCCGGCATCAAATCGCAGCTGCCGACCGGCCTGACCGGTGAAATCGTCTACGACTCGACGGAGTTCATCAACACCTCGATCGATGAAGTGGTGAAGACGCTGATCGAAGCGCTGGTGATCGTGACCATCGTGATCTACCTGTTCCTCGGCAGCTTCCGTGCGGTGATCGTGCCGGTGGTGGCGATGCCGCTGTCGCTGATCGGCACCTTCTTCGTGATGCTGATGCTGGGTTATTCGATCAACCTGCTGACGCTGTTGGCGATCGTGCTGGCCATCGGCCTGGTGGTCGATGACGCGATTATCGTGGTGGAGAACGTCGACCGTCATATGAAGGAAGGCATGTCGCCGATGGACGCCGCCATCCAGGCCGCGCGCGAACTGGGTAGTCCGATCCTGGCGATGACGGTGGTGCTGATCGCGGTGTATGTGCCGATCGGCTTCCAGGGCGGCCTGACCGGCGCGCTGTTCACCGAGTTCGCGTTTACGCTGGCGGGCGCGGTGGCGGTGTCCGGCATCGTCGCGCTGACGCTGTCGCCGATGATGTGCGGCCACTTCTTCGACCACAAGCAGGATGAAGGAAAATTCGTCAAGGCCATCGACCGCGTGTTCGCCAAGGTGCATGACGGCTATCTGCGCGTGTTGAGTAGCCTGCTGAATACCTGGGTGGTGCTGATCGTGTTCGGCTTCATCGTGTTTGGCCTGCTGATCATCCAGTTCAAGATGTCGCAGTCCGAGCTGGCGCCGGAAGAAGACCAGGGCATCGTGCTGTCGCAGGTGGTCGGTGCGCCTACCGCCACGTCGGACCAGATGCAGACGTACGCCAAGCAGATTTTCGATGTGGCGAAATCGCTGCCGGAATACGATCAGATGTTCCAGATCACCGGCGTGCCGACCACCAATGCCGGTATTGGCGGCGTACTGTTTAAATCGTGGGACAAGCGGAGCCGCTCGGCGCACGAAATCCAGACCGAATTGCAGGCCAAGTGGAATCACATCGCCGGCGGCCGCGTGGCGGCGTTCCAGTTCCCGGCGCTGCCGGGCAGCTCGGGCTTGCCGGTGCAGTTCGTGATCACCACCACCGAGCCGTTCGAGAATCTGAACGCGGTGGCGCAGGCGGTGCTGGACAAGGCGCGCAAGGACAACAAGTTCTACTTCGTCGACGTCGACCTGAAAATCGACACGCCGCAAGCCAAGGTCGAAGTGGACCGCGACAAGCTGGCCACGCTGGGCCTGACGCAGCAGGACTTCGGCAACGCCATGGGCGCGGCGCTGGGCGGCGGTTACGTCAACTACTTCTCGATCGCCGGCCGTTCGTACAAGGTGATCCCGCAGGTGCAGCAGGTCGACCGTCTCAATCCGGACGATGTGCTGAACTTCTACATTAAGACCCCGACCGGCGACATGATCCCGGCCAGCACCGTGGCCAGCATCAAGTACACGGTGCAGCCGGAATCGATTACCCGCTTCCAGCAGCTGAACTCCGCGACCATTTCCGGCGTGACCGGCTCGTCGCAGGGCGAGATCCAGCAGTACCTGCGCGACGCCCTGAAGGAAGTGGCGCCGTCGGGCTATACGGCTGACTTCTCGGGTGAATCGCGCCAGTATGCGGCGGAATCGGGCGGCTTCCTGGCGACCATGCTGTTCGCCGTGATCATCGTGTTCCTGGCGCTGGCGGCGCAGTTTGAGAGCTTCCGCGATCCGATCGTGATCCTGTTCTCGGTGCCGATGGCGCTGTTCGGGGCGATGACGTTTATCTTCCTCGGCTTCGCCTCGATCAACATCTACACCCAGGTGGGTCTGGTGACGCTGATGGGCCTCATCTCCAAGCACGGCATCCTGATCGTGGAGGTGGCCAATCACCTGCGCGAATCGGGCAAGTCCAAGCGCGAAGCGATCGAGGAGGCGGCAGCCACCCGTCTGCGTCCGATCCTGATGACGACGGCGGCGATGGTGTTCGGCGTGATCCCTCTGGTGATCGCGTCGGGCGCCGGCGCGGCCGGCCGTCACGCCATGGGCCTGGTGATCTTTACCGGGCTGTCGATCGGTACCTTGTTTACGCTGTTCGTCGTGCCGGCCATGTACCTGTGGCTGGCCGGCGAGCATAAGGCGCACGCCGAACCAGCGGACGCGCCGCCCGAAGGTCCGACCCAAGGTCCGACCCCTGAGCCGGCTCACTGA
- a CDS encoding efflux RND transporter periplasmic adaptor subunit — MAKRPTTKRMLIMVGLVILLIAVLAFGKFLQIKKLIASAPKPAAQVVTAVKAQTAEWQPQLTSVGTLAPVRGVDVTTEIAGLVREVRFKSGDEVKAGQVLFEMNADSDIAQLRALQANADLAGTTLKRDKLQLSAQAISQAQVDGDEADLKAKQALVSQQKALVDKKTIRAPFAGKLGITAINPGQYLNPGDKLVTLQTIDTLYADFFIPQKQLASLSIGQKLNLTSDSYPGVGFAAKVTSISPKIDAATRNVQVQATLPNAKRQLLPGMFANVSLDQGELKKYLTLPQTAITYNPYGSTVFLLAPPPADSKDAMKDDKGQAYLVAQQVFVTTGPTRGDQVAILTGLKEGQTVVTSGQLKLKNGTPVVIDNKVQPANSPNPTPQEH, encoded by the coding sequence ATGGCCAAGCGACCGACGACCAAGCGCATGCTCATCATGGTAGGGTTGGTGATTTTACTGATCGCTGTACTCGCGTTCGGGAAATTTTTACAGATTAAAAAATTGATCGCCAGCGCGCCCAAGCCGGCCGCGCAGGTGGTTACCGCCGTCAAGGCGCAAACCGCAGAATGGCAGCCGCAGCTGACCTCCGTCGGCACGCTGGCGCCGGTGCGCGGTGTCGATGTCACCACCGAGATCGCCGGCCTGGTGCGCGAAGTGCGCTTCAAGTCGGGCGACGAGGTAAAAGCAGGGCAGGTGCTGTTTGAGATGAATGCCGATTCCGACATCGCCCAGTTGCGCGCGCTGCAAGCCAACGCCGATCTGGCCGGCACCACGCTCAAGCGCGACAAGCTGCAACTGTCGGCGCAAGCCATCAGCCAGGCGCAGGTCGACGGCGACGAAGCCGACCTGAAAGCCAAGCAGGCGCTGGTCTCGCAGCAGAAAGCTCTGGTCGACAAGAAGACCATCCGCGCGCCGTTCGCCGGCAAGCTGGGGATCACCGCCATCAATCCGGGCCAGTACCTGAATCCGGGCGACAAGCTGGTGACGCTGCAAACCATCGACACCCTGTACGCCGATTTCTTCATCCCGCAAAAGCAGCTAGCCAGCCTGTCCATCGGCCAGAAGCTGAACCTGACCAGCGATTCCTATCCTGGCGTGGGCTTTGCCGCCAAGGTAACTTCGATCAGTCCTAAAATCGATGCGGCCACCCGCAACGTGCAGGTGCAGGCCACGCTGCCGAACGCCAAGCGCCAGCTGTTGCCGGGCATGTTCGCCAACGTCAGCCTGGATCAGGGGGAGCTGAAAAAATACCTGACCTTGCCGCAGACCGCCATTACCTACAACCCGTATGGCTCGACCGTGTTCCTGCTGGCGCCGCCGCCGGCCGATTCCAAGGATGCCATGAAGGATGACAAAGGCCAGGCTTACCTGGTGGCGCAGCAGGTGTTCGTGACCACCGGTCCGACCCGTGGCGACCAGGTGGCGATTCTCACCGGCTTGAAGGAAGGCCAGACCGTGGTCACCAGCGGCCAGCTGAAACTGAAGAACGGTACGCCGGTTGTGATCGACAACAAGGTGCAGCCGGCGAACAGTCCGAATCCGACGCCGCAGGAACACTGA